From a region of the Eretmochelys imbricata isolate rEreImb1 chromosome 6, rEreImb1.hap1, whole genome shotgun sequence genome:
- the LOC144266860 gene encoding olfactory receptor 5J3-like, with product MAPGNCTTVTGFIFRGITDNSKLQNIVFVFFFAVYFCTLVGNVGMILLIRVDSQLHSSMYFFLSHLSLLDVVYSSVIAPKAMVSSLVKSKDISFPGCVVQFFLFSFCANNELCLLAVMAYDRFMAICKPLLYNVIMSKTVCFQLVAGSYLCACVNATVHTCTVFSLSFGHSNVLDHFFCDIRPLQEISCSDFRINKLVHFTFAAIETIGTILIILISYIYIIFAILRIRSTAGRHKAFSTCASHLTAVSILYGTLIFTYLRPSSGSSVDWEKMVAVFYTLVIPMLNPLIYSLRNKEVKDALRRTIYQKIISHCM from the coding sequence ATGGCTCCTGGGAACTGCACCACAGTGACTGGCTTCATTTTTCGAGGAATAACAGACAATTCAAAGCTGCAAAACATCGTCTTTGTGTTCTTCTTCGCCGTTTATTTCTGCACCCTGGTGGGGAACGTTGGGATGATTCTGCTGATTAGGGTTGACTCCCAACTCCACAGctccatgtactttttcctcagccATTTGTCACTCTTAGATGTAGTCTACTCCTCTGTGATTGCCCCCAAGGCAATGGTCAGTTCCCTGGTGAAGAGTAAAGACATTTCTTTCCCTGGGTGTGTGGTtcagtttttccttttctccttctgtGCAAACAATGAGCTTTGCCTCCTGGCTGTGATGGCCTATGATCGCTTCATGGCCATCTGCAAGCCATTGCTTTATAATGTCATCATGTCCAAGACAGTCTGCTTCCAGCTGGTAGCTGGCTCTTACCTGTGCGCCTGTGTCAATGCCACTGTGCATACATGTACTGTATTCAGTCTGTCCTTCGGCCACTCCAACGTCCTCGATCATTTCTTCTGCGATATTCGCCCACTCCAAGAAATCTCCTGCTCTGACTTTCGCATCAATAAGCTAGTGCATTTCACCTTTGCAGCCATAGAAACGATAGGCACCATTCTCATCATCCTCATCTCCTACATTTACATCATCTTTGCCATCCTGAGGATCCGCTCCACTGCAGGAAggcacaaagccttctccacctgcgccTCCCACCTGACTGCCGTTTCCATCTTATATGGGACCCTGATCTTTACATATTTAAGACCCTCATCTGGCAGCTCAGTGGACTGGGAGAAAATGGTGGCTGTGTTCTATACCCTTGTGATCCCCATGCTGAACCCcctgatctacagcctgaggaacaaggaggtgaagGACGCCCTGAGGAGGACAATATACCAGAAAATTATTTCTCACTGTATGTAA